TATGACCTTTACGAGGACGGGCTGAAGATATATACCACTATCGACTCGAAGCTGCAGCAATATGCCGAGGAAGCGGTTGCCCAAAAAATGAAGATGCTGCAAAAGCGTTTTAACAACTTGTGGGGTAATAAAAACCCATGGAGAGATTCGAAAGGTGTAGAGATAAAAGACTTTTTGCTAAAAGCCGAGCAAAGGCTGCCTATATATAAGCTGCTGAGTAAAAAGTATAACGGCGATACTACACAAATAAACGCCTACTTTACCCGTAAAAAGAAAATGAACGTATTTACCTGGGCGGGCGACAGGGATACCACTTTCTCCAGCGTAGATTCTATTAAATATTACACCAAAATACTAAACACTGGTATGATGACCATGGAGCCATCAACCGGTAAAATAAAGGTTTGGGTTGGCGGTATCGACCATAAGTACTTTAACTACGACCACGTTAACCAAAGCAAACGCCAGGCAGGTTCAACATTTAAGCCTTTTGCCTATGTTACGGCCTTAGATAATGGCTTTACCCCTTGCGATAAGTTTACTGATAAACCGGTGACCATTAAATATACTGATAACGGCAAACCCGATGTTTGGCAGCCTAATAATGCCGATTTCCACTTCTCGTACCGCGAAATGTCGTTGCGTTGGGCTATGGGTAAATCGGTAAATTCCATCACCGCGCAGGTTACCGAACATGTGGGTTGGGATAAAATAGTTGAATATGCGCACAAAATTGGTATCGAAAGTCCATTAAAATCCGTACCATCAGTATCATTAGGGTCTAATGATGTATCGGTATTCGAAATGGTGCGTGCTTACAGTACATTTTTAAATAAAGGCGAAAAGGTAGACCCCCTGCTGGTAACAAAAATTACCGATCAGCGTGGTGATGTTATACAGGAGTTTACCTTGAAGGCCGAGCGTGTTTTAAGCGAAGAAACAGCCTGGCTAATGTTATATATGTTCCGTGGCGGTATGGAAGAACCGGGCGGTACTTCGCAGGCTTTATGGGAATACCCCGGCTTATGGAAAAAGAACAACCAGATAGGCGGTAAAACAGGTACATCAAGCGATTATGTAGATGGCTGGTACATGGGCATAACCAAGGATCTGGTAACCGGTATTTGGGTGGGTGCCGATGACCGTAGCGTACACTTTACCACATCCGAAACCGGCGAAGGCTCGCATACAGCCTTACCTATATTTGGCGCGTTTATGGAAAAGGTTTACGCCGACCCAAAATCCGGGTATACATACGGGCCATTCCCAAAACCATGGGTAAAAATTACTAAGGAGTATATGTGCCCGTCGCCCGAGATACGCGAAGACACTACCAGCACCGATAGCCTGAGCATCCCTTTAGATTCGGCAGGTTTAGTGCCACCTGCTGCACCTACAACCGAAGAAAACCCGGATACCAAGCAACCAACGCCTTAATAAATATGTATTTTAAGGCAAGTTATATTTAATTAAATTAGCAATTATTCTGTAAACAGGCTTATGAATAAACGTTACACGATCAATATCCCCCTAAAATATTTCGTAGTGCTGGTTTGCCTTATTGCAGGTTCGCTGTTTAACCAGCAGGCTAAGGCTCAGTATTTTGGGCAAAACAAGGTGCGCTATAAAAACCTTAAGTTCCAGGTTTTTAAAACCCCCCACTTCGAGATCTACTATTACATGAAAAATGATAGTTTGATCAAGCGTTTTGCACAGGAGAGCGAGTTGTGGTATACGTTGCATCAGCAAATTTTCCGTGATACATTTAGCAAGCCAAATCCTATCATTCTTTATAATAACCACCCCGATTTTCAGCAAACCACGGCTATTGACGGCGAAATAAGTGTAGGTACCGGTGGTATTACCGAAGGCTTAAAAAACCGCGTGGTAATGCCCGTGATGGAAACCAACCAAACCACGCGCCACGTGTTGGGGCACGAATTGGTGCACGCCTTTCAATACCACACACTGTTAGGTAAAGACTCGTCGAATTTTGAAAATATAGGCAACCTGCCCCTTTGGATGATAGAGGGTATGGCCGAATACCTGTCCTTAGGTAAAAAGGATGCCTATACCGCCATGTGGATGCGGGATGCCTATTTAAACCACGATATACCCTCGGTAAGGGACCTTACTGAGAGCAACAAATACTTCCCTTATCGTTATGGCGAGGCTTTTTGGTCGTACTTAGGCTCAACCTATGGCGATACCATTATTGTGCCCTTCTTTAAAAATGTGGCGCGTTACGGGCTTGATTATGGCATAAGGCGCACCTTTGGTTATGATGATAAAACACTTTCGCGCTTGTGGAAAAACTCAATAGAATCTACCTACAAGCCGCTTTTAAAAGATACTTTACAAACCCCTGTTGGTAAACGCTTAATTGACGAGAAGGTAGGTGGTGATTTAACTGTAGCCCCCGCAGTTAGTCCCGATGGTAAATACCTCGCTTTTTTATCCTCAAAAAGTTTATTCAGTATCGATCTGTACTTATCTGATGCCAAAACGGGCCGCGTTATTAAACGGCTCACCAGTAAAATATCTAACACGCATATAGATGAGTTTAACTTTATTGAGTCTGCCGGCGCGTGGTCGCCGGATAGTAAAAAGTTTGCATTTAGCGTATTTAGCAAAGGCCGTAACCGCATGCTGGTTGTTGATGTGCCCGACGGGCGAATACTGGATGATGTATCAATGGGTAAAGCCGAGCAGTTTAGTAACCTATCGTGGTCGCCGGATGGTAATAACATCGTTTTCCAGGGCTTGTCCGAGGGTCAGGGCGATCTGTACATGTACAGCTTTGATTCAAAAAAGGTTACCCAGTTAACCAACGATAAGTATTCTGATTATCAGCCTAACTTTTCGCGCGATGGCAAAAAGATCATATTTTCTACAGACAGGGCTACGTATGATACCAAATTATCGCAAGAGATAACTTTTAACCTTGCCGAGCTGGATTTAGCCACCCGTAAGGTTATCGATATAAAAGTGTTTACCGGCGCCAACAACCTTAACCCCGTATATTCGTCAGATGGTTCGCAGGTTTACTTCCTGTCTAACAGGGATGGTTACCGCAATATGTACCGTTATACGTTTAGCAGCGGCAAGGTTGAACAACTTACCGAGCTTTTTACCGGTATTTGCGGCATTACCGAGTTTTCGCCCGCGCTTAGCCTGTCGGCTACTAATGATGTGGTCTACTCCTACTACCGTAAGCAAAAATATGCTATCTATAATGCCAATGTAAGCGATTTTAAACCCGTTGTTATTGAGCCCGGTAACACCAACTTTGAGGCGGCAATGCTGCCTCCTACCCGCTCAGTTGGCGTCGACCTTATTAATGCCAACCTTAACAATTACCTGGCTTATAAGAAGCTGCCGGTCGACTCGATACAGGCTATTCCCTACAAACCCAAGTTTAAGCTTGATTATTTGGCCAGTAATGGTATCGGCGCTTCGGTAGGCTCATATGGTACAGGTCTGTCGAGCGGCGTACAGGGCGTGTTTAGCGATATTTTGGGACGTAACCAAATATATGCCGGGGCTGCAGTAAACGGCGAGATATACGATTTTGGGGGCCAGGTAGTTTATATAAACCAACAGGGCCGCTGGAATTTTGGCGTGGGGGCATCGCACATCCCTTATCAATCGGGTACCTACGGATATAATATTACTACTATACCTTATAAGGACGATAAAGGAAACGCTATACAACTACCGGTTTACGAAGAGCATACCGACATTATACGCACGTTTGAGGATGCGGTGCAATTGTTTACATCGTACCCTTTGTCGCGTTCAACACGTTTTGAAGTGGGTACAGGCGCGGCACGTTATTCGTACCGTGTAGACCGCTACAGCTATTATTACCAATACGACTCGACCACTAACGCAATAGGCGGCGTGGTAGATTACCGTAAACACAAAATATCCCGCGATCAGTTTAAGAACGAGACAGGGTACGATCTTAAGCCCTTCGCTATTTACCATTTAAATACGGCCCTGGTTGGCGATAATTCGGTATTTGGTATTGCTGCCCCATTAGATGGTTACAGGTACCGCTTAGAAGCCGAATACAACTTTGGTACCTATCAGTTCTTCTCTCCAACTATCGATCTGCGCAAATACGTACGGGTAGCACCGGTAACATTTGCCGCGCGTTTATATGGTTACGGGCGTTTTGGCAATAATAACACACAGGGCCTTTACCCATTGTATGTTGGCTATCCATTCCTGATAAGGGGTTACGAGGCACAGTCGTTTTATAATTCAAACAGCACACCAACCAATAACTTCACTATCGACCAACTATCGGGTAACCATATAGCGGTAGCCAATTTTGAGATGAGGCTGCCTTTTACCGGCCCCGAAAAACTATCGGTGATCAAATCAAAATTCCTGTTTAGCGACCTTAATATATTTTTTGATGCCGGGTTAGCCTGGAATAATGGCGATAAGATACAAGCTAAATTAAACCCCGACTTTTTAGGCAATGTGCCTGTGGTTGATAATAATGGCGCCCCGGTGTTAGATGGTAACGGCAACCCTACCCTTACACCTAAGTATAGCCGTGTACCCGCACTAAGCGCAGGTATATCATTAAGGGTGAATATATTTGGCTACTTTGTATTAGAACCGTATTACGCCATACCGTTTAACCGGTCAGACGTACGCAAGCCGGTGTTTGGTTTAACCTTTGCACCGGGTTGGTAACCTAACAAAGAAGGCGCTTAAATAAGCGCCTTCTTTGTTATATAATATAATCAGACTTAGGGATGACATCCAAACAATTATCCTTTGCGTAAATTTAGGTATTATGAAAAAATCGATATTAGCAATACTTATAATAAGCATATGCGCGGCATTTGGCTGCGATAATTCAAACGGCCAAACAGCCAAAGGCCAGCAGGAAAAACGCAGGTTGGCCAAGCCTGATGCGGAGTGGAAGAAAACACTTACCGATAACCAGTATTACATAATGGTAAAACAGGGAACCGAGCCGCCTTATAAAAACGCTTATTGGAATAACCACGAAAAAGGCGTTTATGTAAGCGCCGCCACGGGCGAAGTGTTATTTAGCTCGGAAGATAAATTTGATAGTGGTACGGGCTGGCCAAGTTTTGTTAAAGCAGTTGACCCCAACAAGGTGGAGATAGTGCGCGATAACAGCTTTGGCATGACCCGCGATGAGGTTGTTGAAAAAAGTACAGGCTTACACCTTGGCCATGTATTTGATGACGGCCCTGCAGACAGGGGCGGCAAAAGATTTTGCATGAACAGCGGTGCGTTAAAATTTATTAAAAAGTAACAGCCCTGCGTACCGGTTGTATTGAAGGCCTTGCGTTAAAAGCGTAGGGCCTTGTTTTTATCCCATTTTCAAAATTAAGGCCTATAGTAAGGTCAACCCAATCAGGATTTACCGGGCGTATCATTTTTTCTTTTTGCGGGCGAGTAAAAGTACTAACTGTTTTAAAGCGTTCCATTGCCTGTGCCTCGGTGTTTATCTCTTCAAAATATACTAAACGGTTTAGCTGTTGTGCGCTGTCGAAAAATAAGGTGGGCATTTCGCTGTAAAACTTAATGGTCTTTAATAGATCTGTGCACATGCCAACGTGTAAATTTTTCCTGTTTCTGTCTGTGATAATATAAACGAACCTCTTCATTTGATAAAAAAATTTGCTGATTAAAAAATAATTACTAATTTTATGAGCATAAAAATACTAACTATTTTAGCAATTCCAAATATTTATGTCAAATATTTCAAAAAATATAAAGTTTCTTAGAAAAAAGAAAGGCCTAACACAACAGCAATTTGCTGATCAGGTAGGCATAAAACGTTCATTAGTAGGTGCATACGAAGAAGAACGTGCCGAGCCTAAATATGAATTACTAAAAGAATTAGCATTGTTTTTTGATATCTCATTAGATGATTTTATCAACGAAACCATCGATGAAAAGTGGGCGCCGAAGCCAAAAGGCAACCCTGCAAACCTAAGAGTGCTAAGTATTTCGGTAGATAAAGACGATAACGAGAACATTGAACTGGTACCTTTAAAGGCTAGCGCTGGATATTTAAACGGTTACGCCGACCCCGAATATGTGGCGCAAATGCCAAAACTATACCTGCCTATGTTTAAGCAGGGCACCTACCGCGCTTTCGAGATAAAGGGCGATTCGATGCTGCCTTTGGTATCGGGTACTATTATAGTAGGCGAATACCAGGAAAACTGGGCCGATGTTAAAGCCGGCGAAACTTATGTGATCATATCAAAAAGCGAGGGCATTGTATACAAGCGTGCCGGTAACAAGTTTAAAGACAATAAAAAATTAAAGTTGGTATCTGATAACCCCGTTTACGAACCCTACGAAATAATGGCCGAAGATGTATTAGAGGTATGGAAAGCTAAGGCATACATATCTACCCATATGCCTATGCCTACCCCCGAGCCTACCATGGAAAGCCTAACCACCATGATGGCCCAGATGCAACGCTCAATAGCCGGCTTAAAGGGAAATAATTAGGTTAAAAGTTTAAAAAGTTACAAGGGTTGTAATGGTTAAAGAGGTTTAAAGTCCTATACCATTACAGCCCTTTTTCTTTTAAAGATCCATTTTAGTCCGCTACCCCAACAAAGCAACAATTAAGTTACAAGGTTGCTATTAAACTATTGCAAGCTATCTTTATCATAACATCAATTAAAAACTAAAAATTTATTTATGAAAAAAGTGATGATGATCTGCTTGTTCCTGATAGGGATATCGGCAGTAAGCCGCGCGCAAGGCGGCGGTATGAGAATGGCTCCTGCAGACAGGGCTAAACAAATTCAAACCCAATTAAAACTTAGCGACGACCAGACAGCTAAAATTACAGCTATTTACGAGGCACAAAGCAAGCAAATAGATAGTTTGCGTAACGCAGGTGGCGACAGATCGGCTTTTCGCCCGTTGATGGAAGCAACCAATACCAAAGTTAAAGCGGTATTAACTGCCGACCAGGCAGCTGCCTACCAAAAATGGATGGACGAAAGACGCGCCCAACGTGGTGGCGGTGGCGGCGGTGCCCCATCAAACAAGTAATTTGATATTAATTATAATAAGAAAGGCGGCGATTGGCCGCTTTTCTTATTTTTGGCCTGTTTTAATTATACGTTATGCAGGGTAAACCATTATTTGTTACAGGTATAGGTACAGGGATAGGCAAAACCGTGGTTTCGGCGATACTGGTTGAGCACCTGAAGGCCGATTACTGGAAACCCATCCAATCCGGCGACCTGGACGATTCTGACACTAAAAAGGTAAAAAGCCTGGTTACTAATAGCGTTTCGGTTTTTCATCCCGAGGCTTATACTTTAACCCAACCCTACTCGCCCCATAAATCAGCTGCGCTGGATGGTATCAGTATTGATGAAAGGCAAATCATCCTGCCACAAACGGATAACCACTTAATTATTGAAGGCGCAGGCGGCCTGATGGTGCCGTTGAACAATCACTTTTTGATGATAGACCTGATAAAACAATTGGGTGCCGAAGTGATATTGGTATCGCAAAATTATTTAGGCAGCATAAACCACACGCTCTTATCTATTGATACCCTAAAACAGCGTAATATACCCGTCAAAGGCATCATATTTAATGGTGATACCGATAGCTATTCTGAGGATTATATCCTCTCTTACGCCGCTGTAAAACTTTTGGGGCGCATACCAATGCTGACTGACATTAGCAAAAACGAAGTAGCCAAAATAGCCGGCAACATCAGCCTGTAATTACTGTGAGTTATAATAAGTGATAATTGCAGCCAGGTCTGTATCAGATTTAAAGTTGAGCTTACCTGCATCAGCATAGCCTTTTATTTGCTCCTGTTTATTTGGTAAGGCAGCCAGTATAGATTTCCTGTCGTTTTTAACCTGTACTGCCTTGCCATTGTTTACAAGATAATATCTCACATCCTCCTGAAAACTTTTTGTTTTAGTGGCCGAATTGAACGCCTGTGTCTCCAACACTACTTTACTTGTTTTTTTGATCAGCTGCACGCCGCCATCAGCTAATACCTCAAAATAACTATTAGGTGTGGTTTTGGCAATGCCGGCAAAGCCTTTACGAAAATAGCGCAGCTTATCCGGCCCGGCAAGTGTAAATTCTTTAACGGTATCTACAAAGCTCAGCGGTTCGTCGTTTTTATCTGCAAAGTATAATTCATCGGCAACAATGTCATACTTAAGCTTAACACCAATAATGCTTTTACCATTGGCAAATTTTACCGTTCCGGTTTGCCAGTCGTCGTTTAAATAGGGCGAGCCTTCTACGTCGGTATAGGTTTGGGTTAGTATTGGCTTGCCGCTAATGTCGTTCCTGAATTGTGCATTAGCTGCATTTATATTGATCAGACAACATAGCATTATAAAAACGGTGCGTAGGTACTTCATGTATACAAGTTAGTTAAAATACATTTAAGTAAATATTCAGATTATTATAAATTTACCCAATGAAAAACATAACAGTTATAGGTTCGGGCACTATGGGTAACGGTATTGCCCATACCTTTGCGCAAAACGGCTTTAATGTATCGCTTGTTGATATTAATAACGATGCATTGCAAAAAGCATTGCAAACCATAGCCGGAAACCTTGACCGCCAGATAAAAAAAGGCACTATTGACGAAGCTGCCAAAACCGCTACCTTAAATAATATTAAAACCTATACGGATATAAAGCAAGGTGCCGCCACTGCCGACCTGGTAGTTGAAGCCGCCACCGAGAACCGCGAAATTAAGCTGAACCTCTTTAAACAACTTAGTGAAGTTTGCAAAACTGATACTATACTGGCCTCAAATACTTCATCAATATCCATTACCGAAATAGCATCCGTTACCGGCAACCCGGGTAATGTGATAGGAATGCACTTTATGAACCCCGTACCTGTGATGAAACTGGTTGAGGTGATACGCGGCTATGCCACCACCGACGAGGTGACCCAAACTATTATGGCTTTATCCGAAACCTTGGGTAAATCGCCGGTTGAGGTGAACGATTACCCCGGCTTTGTTGCTAACCGCATACTAATGCCCATGATAAACGAGGCCATTTACACCCTATTTGAAGGTGTAGCAGGCGTATCCGAGATAGATACTGTTATGAAACTGGGCATGGCCCACCCTATGGGCCCACTGCAATTGGCCGACTTTATTGGGCTGGATGTTTGCCTAGCTATACTAAAAGTACTGCACAATGGCTTTGGTAACCCTAAATATGCCCCCTGCCCTTTGCTGGTTAATATGGTTACTGCCGGGCATCTGGGTGTAAAATCGGGCAGCGGTTTTTATAAATATACCGCCGGAAGCAAAGACCTTTTGGTAGCGGATAAATTTGCCTAAGTGCCTTGTCTAACAGGTTGGATATATATTAATCCAAAACTTTCTTTTTTGAGCCTGTGTTACTGTCTGTATAAAAACATAAAGTAGTTTTTCTGCAAACTGCCCACTAATAACTGCAAACTACATGCGCTCCGGTACATCTATACCTAATAGGCTCATACCCCTGCTGATCACTTTTGCTGATGCTGCAGATAGTTGCAATCTAAACTGTTTTAACCGCTCTTCTTCGGCTTGTATAATAGGTTTCTCGTGGTAAAACTTATTATAGGTTTTGGCCAGTTCGTAAACATAGTTGGCCACTAACGCGGGGCTATGGCTTTCAGCGGCTTCTAATATAATAGCCGGGAACTTGGTTAAGGTAACAATAAGGTCGCGTTCAATAGCATCTAATTCGGCCACATTGTTGGTGCCGCCTGCCGGGCTATACCCTGCCCTGCTCATTACCGATTTGATACGGGCATGCGTATACTGAATAAATGGCCCTGTATGTCCCTGAAGATCTACCGACTCGTTAGGGTCAAACAACAGGCGTTTTTTTGGATCAACCTTTAATAAAAAGTATTTTAAAGCGCCCATGCCAATCGTATGGTACAGCTTAGCCTTTTCTTCTTCGGTAAAGCCATCTACCTTACCCATTGCCTCGGTAGTATCAGCTGCGGTTTTATACATATCGGCCATCAGGTCATCGGCATCAACCACCGTTCCCTCGCGTGATTTCATCTTACCCGAAGGCAGATCGACCATACCGTAAGATAAGTGATAAAGACCTTTTGCCCAGTTTTTGCCCAGTTTTTGCAGTATTAAAAACAATACTTTAAAGTGGTAGTCCTGCTCGTTACCTACTACATAGATGGATTCGTCCATCTTAAAATCATTATATTTTAGCTGCGCGGTACCCAAATCCTGTGTAATATATACCGATGTGCCGTCTGCGCGTAACACCAGCTTCTGGTCAAGGCCATCTTCGGTAAGGTCTATCCATACAGATCCATCATCTTTTTTAAAGAATACGCCTTTTTGCAAGCCTTCTTCAACAATATCTTTACCCAACAGGTAAGTGTTGCTTTCGTAGTAAAACTTATCGAAGCTTACACCCATGGTTTTGTAGGTTTCGGCAAAGCCTGCGTATACCCAACCATTCATGGTTTTCCAAAGGTTTATTACAGCCTCGTCTCCGGCTTCCCATTGCAGCAGCATTTGCTGGGCTTTTTTAATTAGGGGCGCGTTCTTTTTAGCATCGTCTTCGGTTTGGCCTTCTTCCACCAGTTCCTGTATTTGCTGTTTGTAGGCTTTATCAAACCAAACATAGTATTTACCGGCAAGGTGGTCGCCTTTTAAGCCCGATGATTCGGGGGTTTCGCCATTGCCAAACTCCTGCCAGGCCAGCATCGATTTACAAATGTGTATTCCCCTGTCGTTCACCAAATTAACCATGCTTACCTCATGGCCCGCTGCAGCTAATATCTGCGATAGCGAATAACCTAACAGGTTGTTACGCACATGGCCCAAATGCAGGGGCTTGTTGGTATTTGGCGATGAATACTCTACCATCACCTTTTTGCCTGTAGGCTTAGCAACAGCAAAGTTATCGGCCAATATTTCGGTATGCAATTTGTCTATCCAAAAAGCATCGGTAATAGCAATATTTAAAAAGCCTTTAACTACGTTAAAAGCAGCTATTTGTGGTAATATATTTTTAAGGTATTCGCCTATTTCGGTACCGGTTTGCTCGGGGCCTTTTCGCGATACTTTAGTATAGGGGAAGGTAACCAGGGTAACTTGTCCCTCAAATTCTTTGCGGGTTTCCTGCAGGTTAACATATTTGGCAGCAATATCGGTTTGGTATAAATCTTTAACGGCCTTAACAACAGCCTCAATAATAAAATCCATCGCGCAAAAATAGTTATTTAGTCCGAAAGTCGGGAAAGCTGCAAACGGCCTCTTACCAATCCTCGCACTTTACAGACTAAACTGCTACCTTTGTTTACTCTTATAACCCTTTATGATTCTAAAAAATAACGATTTTAAGTTAGATGTAACATCCGAAATTGGCAACTTGCGTGTGCTTTTGGTGCATAGTCCCGATAGTGGTTTAGGTAAAGTTGTGCCCTCAAAGGCACAGGATTGGCTTTTTGAGGATATTGTACACTTGGATACCATGCGCCGTAAAGAGTACGATTACTACATTAAACTGCTGATGTACTTTTTAGACCCCGCAAAAATAAAAGGTAAGCTGAGTGAAATTGACAGCCGGAAAACTAAACGTGCCTTTTTCAAGCCAGACAACGCGGGTTTTCATAACTCTGATAAGGTTGTAGAGATACAAACCCTGCTAAGCGATATTTTACAACAAACCGATATACGTAAAAAGCTGGTGGCCGCTGTATGCGCTATAGAAAGCTGCAATTATCGCCTGCAATTGCAACTAATAGATACCGACCCGGTTGAATTAGCTAAAATATTTATATCGGGTTCGTTAAGCGATGATACCATGATATTTGCCCCGATACCGAATATGATATTCTCCCGGGATATTGGTATTGCTATTAATAACCATATGCTGCTTAACAAGCCGGCCAAAAAGGCCCGTGCCCGCGAAACGCTGCTGGTGAGGTATATTTTCTTTAATCACCCTTTGTTTGAGGGCTACCGCGATAATATTTTAGAGATACCCGATACCATTCAGCACTTTTTAAGGCCCGGTGAGGCACAGGAAGAAAAAACCACCTTAGAGGGTGGCGACGTGATGATGGTTGCCCCAGAGCATCTGTTAATAGGTTGTAGCGAGCGTACATCTGTTAGCGGTGCCAATGAAGCTATTAAACTACTGTTTGCTAACAATGTGGTAAACAAGGTTACCATAGTAAAAATACCGCACAAGCGCGATTACATGCATATTGATACGGTTTTTACACAGGTAAAACGTAATACCTGGGTGCTGCTGCGCTCATTAGCTATTGCCGAGACCGCACAGGAACAGGAAGAACCAATAGCCTGGTTTGCCGATAAAAAGAACAAAGACAAGCCCGAAATTGTACAGTTTGAAAATGGCAAAAAGCCAAAGGTATTTGATTGCTTAGAGAGCTTGCTGGATGATATAAGCCGTAACGACCTGCAAAGCCAGGAACCAACTAAGTTTATATACTCAGGTAACAACGAGTTTCCGTTTGATGCCCGCGAGCAATGGACAGATAGTTGCAACCTGCTGGCTTTAAAAGAGGGTGTGGTGTTGGGCTACGACCGTAACGACAAAACAGTAGGTGCCTTCAAGCAAAACGGTTTTAGTGTAATACACGTAAAGGAACTACTTCAAAAATTTGAAAACAACGAGCTTGACCCGCAGACCATGAAAGATACGCTGATTCTAATGCCATCTGCCGAGCTTTCGCGTGCCCGTGGTGGTTTTCATTGTATGAGCATGCCGCTACAACGAGATGCAATTTTGTAATCATTCGTTCACTGGTTCCTTAGTTCATTGGTAGGGATGCTTTGAACTATGCACCAATGAACTATTAAACAAATGAACTAATGAGCCAAAGTACCAGTAATATATTAATGATAAGGCCTGTAAACTTCGGGTTTAACGCGCAAACGGCCGGGAGCAATGCCTTTCAAAATCGCGACGAAGACCAGCAACTGGTGCAGCAAAAAGCACAGCAGGAGTTTGATAGCTTTGTAGCGGTTTTGCGTAGCAACGGTGTTAGTGTAACCGTAATACAAGATACGCCCGACCCGCATACACCGGATTCCATCTTTCCGAATAACTGGGTTTCGTTTCATAACAACGGCGATATATTCCTTTACCCTATGCAGGCCGAAAACCGCCGTTTAGAACGCAGGGAAGATATTATTAGGCAATTAGAAGATAGTTTTAAAGCTAATCATGTGGTAGACTTGAGCAGATTTGAAGCAAAAAAACAGTTTTTAGAAGGCACAGGCAGCATGGTGTTGGACAGGGAGAACAAAATAGCCTATGCCTGCCTGTCGCCCCGCACCAATGCCGAAGTGTTAAAGGCTTTTTGCGAGTATACAGGTTATAAAGCCATCACTTTTGATGCTTTTGACCAGCATGGACAAGCCATTTATCATACAAACGTGTTAATGGCCATTGGCAGTAATTTTGCAGTTATTTGTTTAGATAGTATAACTAATTTGTCTGAAAAAGAATTAGTTATACAATCATTAACAGCAACTAAAAAAGAAATAATTGACATCGGCTTTGCTCACATGAACAGTTTTGCAGGTAACATGCTGGAGGTGAAAAACAACAAAGGCGAAACACTGGTGGTGATGTCACAAAATGCTTATAATTCCTTAGCCGAAGATCAAAGAAACAGCCTTGGTCAATATGGAAAGCTTGTTTATGCAGATATCAATACCATTGAAACCAATGGTGGCGGCA
This portion of the Inquilinus sp. KBS0705 genome encodes:
- a CDS encoding LexA family transcriptional regulator — its product is MSNISKNIKFLRKKKGLTQQQFADQVGIKRSLVGAYEEERAEPKYELLKELALFFDISLDDFINETIDEKWAPKPKGNPANLRVLSISVDKDDNENIELVPLKASAGYLNGYADPEYVAQMPKLYLPMFKQGTYRAFEIKGDSMLPLVSGTIIVGEYQENWADVKAGETYVIISKSEGIVYKRAGNKFKDNKKLKLVSDNPVYEPYEIMAEDVLEVWKAKAYISTHMPMPTPEPTMESLTTMMAQMQRSIAGLKGNN
- the bioD gene encoding dethiobiotin synthase, whose amino-acid sequence is MQGKPLFVTGIGTGIGKTVVSAILVEHLKADYWKPIQSGDLDDSDTKKVKSLVTNSVSVFHPEAYTLTQPYSPHKSAALDGISIDERQIILPQTDNHLIIEGAGGLMVPLNNHFLMIDLIKQLGAEVILVSQNYLGSINHTLLSIDTLKQRNIPVKGIIFNGDTDSYSEDYILSYAAVKLLGRIPMLTDISKNEVAKIAGNISL
- a CDS encoding 3-hydroxybutyryl-CoA dehydrogenase, whose protein sequence is MKNITVIGSGTMGNGIAHTFAQNGFNVSLVDINNDALQKALQTIAGNLDRQIKKGTIDEAAKTATLNNIKTYTDIKQGAATADLVVEAATENREIKLNLFKQLSEVCKTDTILASNTSSISITEIASVTGNPGNVIGMHFMNPVPVMKLVEVIRGYATTDEVTQTIMALSETLGKSPVEVNDYPGFVANRILMPMINEAIYTLFEGVAGVSEIDTVMKLGMAHPMGPLQLADFIGLDVCLAILKVLHNGFGNPKYAPCPLLVNMVTAGHLGVKSGSGFYKYTAGSKDLLVADKFA
- a CDS encoding arginine--tRNA ligase; protein product: MDFIIEAVVKAVKDLYQTDIAAKYVNLQETRKEFEGQVTLVTFPYTKVSRKGPEQTGTEIGEYLKNILPQIAAFNVVKGFLNIAITDAFWIDKLHTEILADNFAVAKPTGKKVMVEYSSPNTNKPLHLGHVRNNLLGYSLSQILAAAGHEVSMVNLVNDRGIHICKSMLAWQEFGNGETPESSGLKGDHLAGKYYVWFDKAYKQQIQELVEEGQTEDDAKKNAPLIKKAQQMLLQWEAGDEAVINLWKTMNGWVYAGFAETYKTMGVSFDKFYYESNTYLLGKDIVEEGLQKGVFFKKDDGSVWIDLTEDGLDQKLVLRADGTSVYITQDLGTAQLKYNDFKMDESIYVVGNEQDYHFKVLFLILQKLGKNWAKGLYHLSYGMVDLPSGKMKSREGTVVDADDLMADMYKTAADTTEAMGKVDGFTEEEKAKLYHTIGMGALKYFLLKVDPKKRLLFDPNESVDLQGHTGPFIQYTHARIKSVMSRAGYSPAGGTNNVAELDAIERDLIVTLTKFPAIILEAAESHSPALVANYVYELAKTYNKFYHEKPIIQAEEERLKQFRLQLSAASAKVISRGMSLLGIDVPERM
- a CDS encoding amidinotransferase, with the translated sequence MILKNNDFKLDVTSEIGNLRVLLVHSPDSGLGKVVPSKAQDWLFEDIVHLDTMRRKEYDYYIKLLMYFLDPAKIKGKLSEIDSRKTKRAFFKPDNAGFHNSDKVVEIQTLLSDILQQTDIRKKLVAAVCAIESCNYRLQLQLIDTDPVELAKIFISGSLSDDTMIFAPIPNMIFSRDIGIAINNHMLLNKPAKKARARETLLVRYIFFNHPLFEGYRDNILEIPDTIQHFLRPGEAQEEKTTLEGGDVMMVAPEHLLIGCSERTSVSGANEAIKLLFANNVVNKVTIVKIPHKRDYMHIDTVFTQVKRNTWVLLRSLAIAETAQEQEEPIAWFADKKNKDKPEIVQFENGKKPKVFDCLESLLDDISRNDLQSQEPTKFIYSGNNEFPFDAREQWTDSCNLLALKEGVVLGYDRNDKTVGAFKQNGFSVIHVKELLQKFENNELDPQTMKDTLILMPSAELSRARGGFHCMSMPLQRDAIL